Part of the Clostridia bacterium genome, CAATGTTGATAATGGCATCGGGATTTTCGTTTTTCACATATCCGCTGGTGATGCTTTCTTCGGATGTGAACGGGGACATGGAGTATGCACCCGGTAAGTCAACGGCGATTAAATCCTCTCCGTATGCTTTTTTGATGGCGCTTTCTTTTTTGTCAACCGTAACGCCTGCCCAGTTGCCAACTCGCTCGTTCTTGCCGGTGAGCGCGTTGTACATGGTGGTCTTACCGCTGTTCGGATTACCCGCTAAGGCAATTCTCATGTGATTTCCTCCTTTTTTGCAGTTAGTAGCAACTAACTAGTGCTTAAAATATATACGGCTTTAAAAAGCCGTTTGTTTTTTAACCGATGATAATGGCTTCAGCCAGTTCATTGTCAATGTTGTATCTACCGTCTTTGATAGAGACAATACAACCGCCCTTTAAGTGGGAAATGACCGTAATGGTTTCACCGCTGTAGCAACCGAGCGAGAACAGAAATGCGTCCAGCTCCTCGTCGTCGGTATCAATTTTTTTGATGATGTATTCTACCTCTTCTACGGCATCCTTTAATGTCATTTTTCCCACCTCGGTTCTTTGGTTAGTCTTTCCTAACCTCATGTATTATATCACCTAAATTTTTCCTTGTCAATAGTTTTTTTGGATTTTTTTTAAAAATTTCCGAAATAAAAATCTAATGTTTGACAAACAGACTTTTTTTCGGTATAATAATAGAAAAGAGAGGTAGGAAATATGAAAATAAAAGAATCGGCAGAGAATTATCTGGAAACCATTCTGATGCTGAAAGAGAAAAAGGGTCAGGTCAGAAGCATTGATATTGCAAATGCGCTGTCGTTTACCAAGCCCAGTGTTTCGGTTGCCATGAAGGCGTTCCGGGAAGAGGGATATATTACGGTGGATGAGGCAGGAAATATAAGCTTAACCGAAAAGGGACTGGAAATTGCCCAGAAAATGTATGAAAGACATCATGTGATTGCCAAAGCGCTTATGCGAATCGGCGTAGATGAGGAAACCGCGTATGAGGACAGCTGTAAAATCGAGCATCACATCAGCAAAACAACCTTTGAACAGTTAAAAAAGTTTTTGGAAACAAAAGCGTAATTTATAAAAAAATTTAGGAGGCGAATCCGATGAAAAAATTTAAAGTAGGTGTTCAGCTGTATTCTGTACGCGACAACATGGCAGAAGATATGTACGGCACCTTAAAGGCAGTAAAGGAAATGGGTTATGATTATGTGGAATTTGCAGGTTATTTCGGCAAATCCGCAGAAGAAGTAAAGGCAATGCTTGACGAGCTGGGCTTAGAAGCGGCTTCTGCACACCAGAGCTACGACCTGTTCTTAAAGGAAGGACAGAAGGCTGTGGATTACTTAAAAACCTTAGGCGCAAAATACGTTGCAATTCCGTGGATGGCAGCTGAAAACCAGAAGGGCTGTGCAGAATACGACAGCATCATTGAAGATATTAAAAAGGTTGCAAAGCTGTTGAAGGACAACGGCATTCAGCTTCTTTATCACAACCACGACTTTGAATTCCAGAAATTCGAAGGCAAGTTCAAGCTTGACTGGTTGTATGAAACCATTCCGGCTGATTTACTGCAGACCGAAATCGATACCTGCTGGGTACACTATGCAGGCTATGACCCGTCCGAGTACCTGCTCAAATATGCAGGCCGTGCACCGGTTGTACACTTGAAAGACTTTACCTGCAAAGCATTAGGCGGTGGCCCTGCTTATGCATTGATTGACGAAAACGGCAACGAAATCGAAGATGCACCCAACAAGGAAGACAACGAATTTAAGTTTGCTCCCTGCGGTCAGGGTCGTCAGGATTTCGTGAAAATCTTAGATGCCGCTGAAAAGGCAGGCGCAGAATATGTTATCGTAGAACAGGATCAGACCTACGATACACCTGCACTCGATGCCATCAAGCAGAGCAGAGAATACTTAAAGACCTTAGGTCAATAATAATACACACAAAAAGACTTTCCGTGAGGAAAGTCTTTTTTCATCCCCTAAAAAGCACTTGAAACAAAGGAAAGGGTGTGGTATACTGATAATGAAGGATATTGAAAGGA contains:
- a CDS encoding ferrous iron transport protein A — protein: MTLKDAVEEVEYIIKKIDTDDEELDAFLFSLGCYSGETITVISHLKGGCIVSIKDGRYNIDNELAEAIIIG
- a CDS encoding metal-dependent transcriptional regulator — encoded protein: MKIKESAENYLETILMLKEKKGQVRSIDIANALSFTKPSVSVAMKAFREEGYITVDEAGNISLTEKGLEIAQKMYERHHVIAKALMRIGVDEETAYEDSCKIEHHISKTTFEQLKKFLETKA
- a CDS encoding sugar phosphate isomerase/epimerase produces the protein MKKFKVGVQLYSVRDNMAEDMYGTLKAVKEMGYDYVEFAGYFGKSAEEVKAMLDELGLEAASAHQSYDLFLKEGQKAVDYLKTLGAKYVAIPWMAAENQKGCAEYDSIIEDIKKVAKLLKDNGIQLLYHNHDFEFQKFEGKFKLDWLYETIPADLLQTEIDTCWVHYAGYDPSEYLLKYAGRAPVVHLKDFTCKALGGGPAYALIDENGNEIEDAPNKEDNEFKFAPCGQGRQDFVKILDAAEKAGAEYVIVEQDQTYDTPALDAIKQSREYLKTLGQ